TTTCCCACTGCGCCTTTTCCATAATAGTCACTCATCTCTTTCAGCACCTCACAGGACATAAAATCCACGTCTCGTCGCACTTTATCCTTTGTAATTTCCTTCGTCACTTCAACAACAGCTTCATCACTCCCTAAAGAATTAACGATTATCCCTTGGGAGCACAGTGGGCTAACGTTATTAGCCGGCTGGATAAGACAGTCCAAGATATCAATGTAAGAGTTCAACTCCTTGGTACCGCTACGAAGTTCATAGGCTTTGAGATTTAGAAATCTAGGAACAGTATGTTGGTTAATGAGGATCGAAGGAAGTGTTAGTGTTGCAGTGTTCTTTTCAAACTTAATTCCGTTGAAACTTTGAACCCTTTTGAATTGGATGCCGTACTTGTGTAGCTTGGACGCTGAGAGACGTACAAGTGTTTTATCctcatctttctctttctcttttgcaGGTTGGCTTTCATCCAGTAATCCCTTCATATACATGTCCAACAAATGCAGCCCCGGACCTTTTTTTGGTGCAAACATCATCCAGGAGAGGATACCATTTACGCTCTGCATCCAAAATCAGGTTGTTCAAATACATAGAGCACTAGCACATTAAAATTGCATAACTGCATCACAATAAAGCTTAGAAATTGTGGCCTTAGAATAACCCGACGAAAGCAGAAGTGTAACAGAAAGGAGACTGCAGAGAAAGGAGTTCAAAATTTGCAACTTATACCTGTTCTGGCAGGCCTTCAGAAACAGAAAGCAAAATAGAGAGTACCAAATAAGGCAGTTGGTTCTCCATCATCAACAAATCTTGCATGACGGTGTCGTAGATCAACATATGTCCTTCATAACCGAAAACAGGATCATTAGTAGCGTAATCGTAATTGTTTTGGTTACCCCTGATGACAGACAAGAATTCGAAAAGAAAAACTCCATCTATCAACATGAGTTGAATGAATATATCATCATCTTGCCAATTTTTCATGTGGTCTAGTTGCTCGTAAGATTCCCTTAAGAGAGTCACAACCTCTTTCAATTTGTTCAAGTACGATTCGATGGGACCGCTTGATCTCTTGAGGAAATGAATTACTGATCTTTGTTTGTCGACTTGCATAGGCATTAAGTGTGGTTTCCCGAAGTGGTTAGGACCGACAGACACCATTTTTGGCTGATATGCGTGTGGATTCTTCGCCTTGATATCAATTGGTATTTCTGAAATCGTTTGTTTGTGCTCTTGATGCTCTATATTCAAGTATGGATCTACACTATCCAGGTTGAGCTTACTGATCATATCTCCTAGTGTTTTTTCCATTTCTAATATTTGCAGGAGgaaattggaaaatccaacttgCTTGATCTGCTCAAAGATGATGTTAAGTATCTGTCAAATTGAGCTCTCATTTTATTTAATACATGTACTCCCGAGCTAAAAATTACATACTTATAATATAAGCTGTTGATCCGTCTATTCCATGTAAATTTACCAAAGTCAACGGAAGTTCACTTGAGTATAGAGATTTCCAAAGTCAACCTTCCATCCCTATCTATATCATATCACCATGACACCATCATTGGCTAAGTCCATTTACTTATATTTTGCAGCAATCATCCATTTTGATTAAGATTATTTATTTATCAATTAGCCATAATTTAAAACCCCCTGAAAGGATGGTTTGATCTATCAATattaaaatatattattttataaaACAAGTTgataagaaatatcaatcaacaatttGTTATCGATGTAAACGAAACATGTTGGTATAAACAAATAAATGATGCCATTCTGCTTCCCGTTAACAATAACTTCTTCAATTCTTCCCCGAAACTCCTCTCACAGCGACATGAGAAGAGGCCAACGTAAGATTTAGGCTTTGATGTCATTGATAAGCAGCACCACACAGGGTTCGTATACAACTTATTCTAATTATTTGGGTGCGTGCTTTCCGGGtcaaaatttcctcaaagtccattGAATATACAACTTAATGCAAAAAAATCATCAAGACAATTAGTTTGTACTTTGTACAACTTGTTACAAGAAAATAGTTTTCCTAAGCATTTCGGTACCTGTACATGGTCGACATCTGATGCAGCGGATGTTGGCGAAAGTAAAGAATAGAGAAATGTTGTTCAGATTTCAAATACTCCTAAGAATATCGACTATGAACATTGATTAATATCTAGGCTTTGGTTTCCCATCTTTAGATAAAAATCGGTTAAACTTGAACAAGgttgataaagaagatatattcATTACCCTTTAAACAGTTTATGGAGGAAtcttttatagacttggggaaaaaccctaacttgttagtcaagaaaggatgaaaaaaccCCAAAACTAAAAATACGACGACTCAAACAGACTCCCTAATGATCTAAATTACTACACTAGGATGTTTAGCATCCAAATAGGAtatagcctgctcatctgcatcatTCTCCCGGGGTTGGgagaaattcgccctcgaatttgtCGTCTCATCATCGGAATTATCACCACAAAAAGGCACCAAGTGTTTTACATTAAAAACATCAGAAGTACGGATGTGACTTGGAAGCTTCAACTTGTATGCATTGGGATTAATCTTTGCGACAATTTCCAAGGGACCAATCTTGCGCACCTTCAGTTTGTTGTACTCGCCAACTGGAAAACGATCCTTTGTCAATATTGCCCACACAAAATCCCCTACTTCAAAATCTACAACTCTGCGTTTCTTATCTGCCGCCTCCTTATACCTTGCATTAGCTCGAAGCAACTATTCTTCGGACAACTTGTGAACTTGTTGCAGTTGTTGAATACGTTCTTCAGCACGAACTTCAATTCTCTTCAAATCAGGAACTGGTGCTAAATCTATTGGTGCTCGTGGATTGTATCCATACACAACTTCGAACGGACTTATACCCATGCTACGGTTTACAGAACGGGTAAATGCAAATTCAGCTTGGCAAATTTTCTGGTCCCAACGTTTCGGATTGTCTCCAACCATACACCGTAGTATATCACCCAAAGAACGATTCACAACTTCTGTATGTCCATCACTTTGAGGATGATACGCACTATTGAAGTTAAGATTTGTATTAGCCAATT
Above is a genomic segment from Papaver somniferum cultivar HN1 chromosome 10, ASM357369v1, whole genome shotgun sequence containing:
- the LOC113319629 gene encoding UPF0481 protein At3g47200-like, with translation MEKTLGDMISKLNLDSVDPYLNIEHQEHKQTISEIPIDIKAKNPHAYQPKMVSVGPNHFGKPHLMPMQVDKQRSVIHFLKRSSGPIESYLNKLKEVVTLLRESYEQLDHMKNWQDDDIFIQLMLIDGVFLFEFLSVIRGNQNNYDYATNDPVFGYEGHMLIYDTVMQDLLMMENQLPYLVLSILLSVSEGLPEQSVNGILSWMMFAPKKGPGLHLLDMYMKGLLDESQPAKEKEKDEDKTLVRLSASKLHKYGIQFKRVQSFNGIKFEKNTATLTLPSILINQHTVPRFLNLKAYELRSGTKELNSYIDILDCLIQPANNVSPLCSQGIIVNSLGSDEAVVEVTKEITKDKVRRDVDFMSCEVLKEMSDYYGKGAVGNAEGLVMNYLIFDKLI